Genomic window (Desulforapulum autotrophicum HRM2):
CAAATACATTGCCGCCCCCACAGTGGCCTGCCTGAACCGGGCCACAGGCAAAGGTTACCAGAATCTGGGCATTGTCGGCACCCCCTGTCAGATGACCGGCCTTTCAACCTTGAGAACCAACCCCCTGGATTTACCGGATTTCAAAGACGTCACTGGAATGACCATTGGCCTGTTCTGCACCTGGGCCCTGGAAACCGAAGGGTTTTTGGACTATCTCCTTCAGCAGGGCATCGACCCTGCCTCGGTCCAGTCCATGGAAATCCCCCCTCCCCCGGCTGAAAATGTACTTTTGACCCTGGAAAAAGAGGTCAAAACCCTGCCCCTGGCCGAGATCCGCAAACGGGTATTACCCGGATGTGCCGTCTGCCCGGACATGACTGCCCTGTTCTGCGACCTCTCCGTGGGGGCCTTTGAGGAAGACCCTGCCTGGAACACCCTCATTGTCAGGAGTGAACGGGGACAGGCACTGGTGGACAAGGCCATTGAAACAGGATTTCTGGAGATAAGACCCCTGTCCAAAACAAACATTGACAATCTGACCCTGGCTGCGGCAAACAAGCGCAAACGTGCCCTTGCCGCCCAGGAACGATTAGGCATGCTTGCCCCTGGGTTCCAGGAACCCCTTGAAATAGAAGCTAAACAGACCATCACGGGATTTAAATAGTGTTTGAACGAAAATTCACCCATCTGCGGCGTTGCTGCAAGATTCTGCAATCCTCACGTACTATAGTACGTTCCGGTTTCAGAATCTTTTGCGCCTTGCATCTGGGCAATTTTTCGCCCAAACACGGGTTTTCGGTCAATCACTAAATAAGGAGAAATCATGTCATTACTGACCCGGGACAACCCAGGTGAGACCCATCTCATGATGGGCAACGAAGCCATTGTCAGGGGGGCCCTGGAGGCAGGCATCAGTGTTGCCGCAGGCTATCCCGGAACCCCGTCGTCCGAAATCATCGAGACCCTGGCCAAAATATCCACCGACATCTACACTGAATGGTCCGTCAACGAAAAAGTAGCCCTGGAGGTTGCTGCAGCAGCTTCGTTTGCGGGACTGCGCTCCCTTGCCGTGATGAAACAGCCCGGCGTAAACGTTGCTGCTGATTTTCTCATGCATCTTGCCCTGTCCGGCGTCAGAGGCGGCATGGTCCTGCTTGTGGCCGACGACCCGGGAGCACTGTCGAGCATCAACGAGGGAGAAAGCCGACTCTATGCAAAGCTCATGGAGATCCCCATGCTTGAACCTGGAAACTTCCAGGAGGCCAAAGATATGACCCGCTGGGCCTTTGAACTTTCGGAAAGCCTTAACATGCTTGTCATGGTCCGCACCGTAACCCGGCTATCCCATGCCAGCGGCAACGTCACTTTAGGAGACCTTCCGAACCCGAAACGAGAGGCTTTTTTCCGATTTGACGGAGACATGCTCGACCCCATGGAAGGACCGATCATGACCCCTCCGGTCGCGTTCAAGCACCGCGCCCAGCAGCGCAAACTCGAACTGGCTGCCGAACACTTTGAAACCTCGCCCTACAACACTTAC
Coding sequences:
- a CDS encoding Coenzyme F420 hydrogenase/dehydrogenase, beta subunit C-terminal domain, with translation MQPLGPTELSHRIIDQNLCTLCGACADLCPYVKAHEGKISRVFSCDRQTGRCYAACPKTGIDEALLSEYLFKTPWPDTPLGHYREIHMARRGNKVPQGHFQNGGTTSALVMSALEQGVIDAAVLTGSDGLRPRPRLVTTALEVLDCTASKYIAAPTVACLNRATGKGYQNLGIVGTPCQMTGLSTLRTNPLDLPDFKDVTGMTIGLFCTWALETEGFLDYLLQQGIDPASVQSMEIPPPPAENVLLTLEKEVKTLPLAEIRKRVLPGCAVCPDMTALFCDLSVGAFEEDPAWNTLIVRSERGQALVDKAIETGFLEIRPLSKTNIDNLTLAAANKRKRALAAQERLGMLAPGFQEPLEIEAKQTITGFK